The nucleotide window ACTCGGGCTGCTCTTCGAAGTGCGGCGACATGATCTGCACGCCGTACCGATTGAATACGTCCTGAATGTTCTCGTGCAACGCAGAAACGGCGGCGAAACGTGTCGACGGGTCACGCAGCGTCGCAAAGACCTCGTACTCGGCGTAGAAGTCGGAGAGCGCGCGCTGCAACACATACGGCTCGGGATGCGCAGCGACTTGCGGCGTCTCGCGGGCGGCCTCTAGCAACATGGCGTGAACTTGCCGCCACGGCGCGTCGTAGCCGATGGTGAGTGTGGTGCTGATGGCCACGCCCTGCTGGCGCCCTTGTGCGGAGTAGTTGCGCACGGTGGACGCGACGACCACCGCGTTGGGAATGGTCAGCTCTTCGCGCGCCTGATTGAGAATCTTGACGGACAACGCATCCACACCCAGCACGACCCCGGTGGCGTCGCCGATCGACACCAGATCGCCCTTCTTGAGCGCCCGGCTGTAGATCACCACCATGCCGCTCATCAACTGGTTGACGATGCCGCTCGATCCGATCGTGACCATCAGGCCCAGCAACACCGACAGTCCTTTGAACACATCGCTCTGCGCGCCCGGCATGTACGGATAGGCAAACGTGATCGCCAGCACCCACACGCCGACCGAGACCACGCGCCGGGTCGCCCCGGCCGTCTCGGGATGCATGCCGGGAATGGTCAGGCGGCCGGTCTGCACGGCGTCGAAGATGTTGTTGATCAGGCTTTGCAGCGCACGCGTGAGCAGGAAGATCACGATGACGGTCATGACGCCCGGGATCGCGCTGGCCACGCCCAGCCCGAAACGGTCGACGAGCGACCACAAGAAGTCGGACAGCCGGCCGGCCAGCGGCTGACTGGCCGGAAATTGCAGCAGGACGAAGATCAGATAGAGATAGGCAAAGGCGAGCGCCAGACACACGGCGCCGATCTGCACGATCTGGTGCACCAGGTGCACGGCCGAGCCGGTCCAGTCGAAGGTACGGGCGGTGCGCTGCAAGACGCGCTTCTCGAGCATCTCCTGCAACTTCTTCTCCAACCGGGCACGCATGCGCCCGACGCCCAGCACCAGCAGGGCCAGCACGCCGGTCGCCAGCGCGCTGAGCGCCACGCCGCGCAGAATGGTCGGCCAATGGAGTTGCTCACGACGCGCGGCAAAAGCCACTTGCAGCCGGGCGCGCACGTCGGCGGCGGCCGCGTCGAGCGAGCGGGCGTCGCCCGGCGCCAGAT belongs to Pandoraea norimbergensis and includes:
- a CDS encoding mechanosensitive ion channel family protein, which codes for MRIRMGLLQVLWVCGITVATAMPVAAAGPEAGASVSAASQSGASPVDAAGATDTQGDVAPSPDTSAVTTPDGVALRFMDRPIVTFHGTVAGATPAVRAARAQAVLESLPPGAFDAPVDLLRGSLGGVSGIAFRLQDRILFALTPDDLAPGDARSLDAAAADVRARLQVAFAARREQLHWPTILRGVALSALATGVLALLVLGVGRMRARLEKKLQEMLEKRVLQRTARTFDWTGSAVHLVHQIVQIGAVCLALAFAYLYLIFVLLQFPASQPLAGRLSDFLWSLVDRFGLGVASAIPGVMTVIVIFLLTRALQSLINNIFDAVQTGRLTIPGMHPETAGATRRVVSVGVWVLAITFAYPYMPGAQSDVFKGLSVLLGLMVTIGSSGIVNQLMSGMVVIYSRALKKGDLVSIGDATGVVLGVDALSVKILNQAREELTIPNAVVVASTVRNYSAQGRQQGVAISTTLTIGYDAPWRQVHAMLLEAARETPQVAAHPEPYVLQRALSDFYAEYEVFATLRDPSTRFAAVSALHENIQDVFNRYGVQIMSPHFEEQPESPLVIRPEHWHPAPAPAPSAAPARAAPPAPQEQGEAHGR